Genomic DNA from Diorhabda carinulata isolate Delta chromosome 10, icDioCari1.1, whole genome shotgun sequence:
ATTACATTCAATTCAAAAAGATTTTGAACCAGAATCAAAAGATGGGACATACTGTATCTATAAAAtctcaaaatatagaaaaatgacgCGGAAccgataaaaataatttcatttttggtggaatttcattttaaacaatgaaaattacgTTATTTCAGATTGTTTGGTGGAATTTTACCAGAATGATATGAATTTTGAACCAGAATCAAAATATGGGACACACTTTATCTGTAGAAGCTAAAAAGAAATAGGAATGTCCCTGGAGCTTGGAAAATgcattcaatttttaatggaattttACCGAAAGAATGAAAGATGGGACATACtgtatctataaaaattcaaaatatagcaaaatggaaataagttcattttttggtggaatttcatttcaaacaataaaaattatatttttcagatttttttatggaaCTTTACTAGAATGATATTACTTTACTGAAATGAGATtatttttgatagaattttatttaaaacaatgaaaattacgtttttccCCATTTTTTGGTTGAAGTTTTCTAAAATCATATGAATTTTGAACCAGAATCAATAAATGGGACAAACTGTATCTGTAAAAGCTAGAAAACAATAGGAATGTCACCGaaacttgaaaataatcaatttttggtggaattttattgaaagaataGGAATTGCATTCAAATCAAATGGATTTTGAACCAGAATCAAAAGATGGGACATACTGTATCTATAAAAgctaataatatagaaaaatgacgTGGAACTAATGGAAATAAGCTCATTTTAGGTGAAATATTACTGAAAGAATAGGAATTTCATTCAAATCAAATGGATTTTGAACCAGAATCAAAAGATGGGACATACTGTAtctataaaagataaaaatatagaagaatgATACGGAAATGAGATtatttttgatagaattttatttaaaacaatgaaaattacgtttttccCCATTTTTTGGTTGAAGTTTTCTAAAATCATATGAATTTTGAACCAGAATCAATAAATGGGACAAACTGTATCTGTAAAAGCTAGAAAACAATAGGAATGTCACCGaaacttgaaaataatcaattcttggtggaagtttattgaaagaatAGGAATTGCATTCAAATCAAATGGATTTTGAACCAGAATCAAAAGATGGGACATACTGTAtctataaaagataaaaatatagaaaaatgaagcGGAAATCATggaaatcatttcattttttgatggaatttcattttaaacaatGACAATTACGTTTTTCAGATTGTTTGGcggaaatttattataatgatatgaatattgaaGCAGTAACAAAATATTAGACATACTGTATCTGTAGAAGCTAAAAAAAATAGGAATGTCGCTGGAGCTTGgaaaatacattcaatttttgcTGGAATTTTACCGAAAAAATGAAAGTTGCATTCAATTCAAAAAGATTTTGAACCAGAATCAAAAGATGGGACATACTGTATCTATAAAATCTCGTTTGGACCGAGACTctctctatagacgcatcctgaagataccctggactgccagaatcaccaacgacgaagtactaagacgcagcgttggagaattgtttcatgttgcaAGGAACAGagacgtgaaaaaatatgcatccaccaggagtTTTGGCGATGGAAAACGTTCAACGtggtattgatcagtaaacgtgattaAAGATTCTCGGGTCTggagatagcagctcagatcaatgaaaaggagattgagagaCGCTGGGCTTTTTAGAAACCTttttaaaacgtcaaaaatgaGGTTACGTTGagataaataacataaaaattggaggTATGAAGAGTAGGATAGAGTTTTATGGAGTAATGAGTCAAACTTTAATGTTAGTCCTTTTAAATGTTTAGTCAGTTTCTTGGTCAAACTAACAGTTTccgtttttgaagaaaaagaatagGTTACACTAGATAACagtcattttttttatccattAAGGTGAATTtgtccaaagaaaaaaatctatcatgtctggttcaagaaatatttacaaatataactgaaattttatagatatttaaattGGTTTCTCTTATAATAGACCATCAGTAATCTTCTAACATGTTTTCATCCCAAAATCCTTAATTTCGTGAGtgcaaaaaaatgtatcttcaaaaattttcttataaatcggttataattttgtaattttcactttttatttgcCAAAAAAGTTTCCACAATCATTTTGAATGACTACCAAGCAGATTGTTCATTAACAGATAAAAGgcttttataattttatgtatGTGAGGGCCAAAAACTCTCTTCCAGTTCTCCCTCCGCAATATTTGGGAAGATTTTTCGTGTAAAGGGGATAGAATGATGTTATTGGGATCTACCAACAGCTCGCGCTTAATGTTCATTGTGCCATGAATACTTTTTTCGAATAGACCATTCTTTTTTTACACTTTGATATCGTTTCGCTTCACTTTTCCACAAACAAACGAAACAACAGTACTTTGTGTAACCACCCTACAACCCCAATAATATATTGATGACCTTGAGGTCGCCGCACATTTTCCATAGCAGTTCTTTATACTTTACACATCGTTTCACAAATCGTTGCGTGTTCTATTGGCAAGGACAGTTTTTTATGACtcttgtataataaaaaaggctgttagatcatatttcgaaaaatatatgattaagCGCCGTCATAGTTTTAATTCATTGCTCAAAAAGTCCCGGGATATCAGTATATTATCAATAGTCAccttctgttttaaaaaattctgaGTGAACTTTGCTTTTGTTTCTGGAAAACGTTACTTTTGTAAGAAGTCCTGTTTTAGATCTTGATAATTGTAAATCCCTTATAAAATTATTCGAATCGGCTTTGTTAATTAAATGCGGAGTGAGAACTTATCAGAATCactaaaaatcaatttgaattcaACTCCATTGTCACCTAGTACTAGAATTACCGGCACCAAACCAATAATAAACTATAACACCAAGTGGGATCAAAACAtaatctagagaggaactatcgccaacaggagatcatcatcctgtccgacagtcaagcagccattagaactctaagctccaatatcataaaatcatgGACCCCTCTGTGGCATCAGCTACAGACAATGGAAGAATCATTAGAGAGGAAGTTGATAGGAGCGAAATCAATTATTGGGACGACCTACAGAGGCTAAGACAGGCGAAGACTCTCCCTGGAAACTCCTCAACAAGCACCTGAAGACGTTGAAgacacattctctcgaagtttGAAACACTAAGGAGTTCCAGAGCACTAAATTTGGGTGCGTATTAAATAGTAGACCATCCCACGTTCTAAATTCTTTATAAGGAGTGTGATTGATgaatcagctgtaaacactggattCTCCAGTATCGCTGCAAGAAAGGGGGATACCATAAATCCTTTGTGTCGCTGTGTATACGACACCCCAAAGCTATACATACATACCAGGACATACTGGTGAACCAAATGGAAGGGAACGATGACCACTAGAGAAAGACGATTCTATTTCCCAAAATACAATGAGTCAtccactttttattttaatttgcaacaggaaatcaaaaataaagaagatataCACTTTTTAACGAGTCGACAGTGTGTCttctcttttttgaaaatataaactatcCATAAACGTAACAAAAACAATCAGAACTTTGTTTACACTTTCTACTAGAGATTTAAATCAATCTGAACCAAGATAGTTGTCGTTTGAAGCGAACGAATAAACAATAAACCGTCATCACCACGTTAGGtagttaaaaaaacatttgactACAGGAAAAAACTGTGACGTGAGTTATCTCAACCTTCTGGACGTCCCAGGAAAAGATAAGCGAAATCGTGAGCCTTgcagtatataaaaaaacttttgttccAAAGATTGTGACATTAattaagtatttattattatttcctccgtttgaaatttgaaattaataaatttttatctaaaaaacggATGTTAAAGTTCTCATAAgttaattggcgcagtcagtaggatgtCTGGGAATTAATCCAACTTGATGTCTTTCAACGGTACACCAGGTTTTAGAGTTGCTCGTGGTGTGTCTGGATGTCGGGAAGAAGTATTAGTTGGATGTGTTTCTGATCAGGGCCTTCGATTAAGAAGGTACCTTTCAGCTTTTTCGCTCATCTATCCGTCGAAGTTTCAATTCACGACGCAAGAGGGAGTTAAATTGATAGCGATAGAACCACAGGAGTCTAGGAAGTTGTCCggtgataaaatatttctgcCAACACTTGTAGGTTTAAGGAAAGTGgattaacatatttatatacatttattttggggttaaattttgtaaactagTGTTTCCAGTGAACAGACACTTCATGACGCGAGTTTAGATTCAGTcactgaagatgataatttggttaACGAAATGCGCGTCGAAGAGTGTAATTATAAGTGTTGGATACTAGTTTATGTgaatttctgtgaaaaattcTTGCTACgattatttttaacatgaaaattttcCCGAACGCCTGTGGCAGTCCGAAATGTTGGGAGGAAATTGTTGATGtggaaataaaatgatttgGACAGCATGCTATTTTCGTTTCGGTTAGAAGGGCACTTAATTTTAAACGGAGATGTCGTGAGTTTGAATTTTAAGTACACGACAAGAATACGACGTGTATTATTTGCAAAAGATGATGGATGTATCTAATATCCgaataattattcaacaatttttttattaacgtaTTCCAAACAATCGAAACTGATTATTAATTCAttcttaacaaaaatattcactttttagaatgttttttttatatatatataaaacctTCCCCGATATTTCTGTCGAGATAAACCTTTTCAACATAAATGTTCCATTAAAATTAAATCAGATTTAGTTTGGAAATGCTATAGGGCCCTTTGGGGAAACGTTAAAATTCCGCCAACAACCAAAGCAAGGGGTACGAAATGTTGGTAAAATGTCATACGtctaaaatttcacaaattgtGGCAGTTTGTCAGCCTATTTATTATTCCGCCCATCCACGTAAGGGTATCCTTACCAGTAGCGccactaaaaataataatttgtacaCTTTTTATACACTAAGTCAATTAGTTCGCcccattttttgaaatgttatgttcgaaagaaaaattgaagttGCAAATGAAATCATCACTGAATAAGTCGTGTGATTGACaaacagatggcgctgccattgtcaaatccatatgacgtttgcgaagtaccaactttcaaaaaactatgtgtaaaatttcatgacatttcgattagtcagaaaaaagtgactgTCATTCAAGTGCAGCTTCTTTtcgtattttcaaaaacaaaggatttttaatttatcattgcttctcgatgaaaaaaaataatgttccagCTCAGCAATGACTCAAAAGTGTTATCGGAATCTGCTTTATCGAAAAGAACTATTTGTTATTAGTTTGCTGAATTAAAACGCGATCGTatagacaccgatgatggtgaacgttctggtcgtccaaggAACTCcaggaaaaatcaaaaaagtccTCAAATTGGTTTAAATTAATCGAAAATGTAAATTGCATGAGATAGCTAAGGCCATAATGATATCAGAAGACAGTGTGTTTAGAATTGTGCATGAAATTTGATcttgagaaagcttttttcaaagtgggtgacCCGTTTACTCAGAGtcgattaaaaacaacaaaatattgatgattcagagcaatgTTTGGACATATTTATACGTAATAAGTCAGATTTTTTGATCGATATttgacaatggatgaaatatgGATCCATAACTTCACTCCGGAATAAAAACGATAATCAAATGAATGGACtacagccggtgaaccacgtccgaagcgtcgaAATGCACAACACTCAGCTATAAAGAtaatggcttcagtattttcgATGCGCATGGAACATTGTCTATCTCCAAAACCAACaatcaaatcaatcaaaaataaaggaaaaacggcctcgtatatcgaagaaaaaacccaagacaatgcaccgattcacaaatcgATTGCGACGATGAATAAATTGAACTAATTACACTTAGAATTACTTCCtgatccaccgtatagtccagaataggtccccagtgactactggttaTTCGCTGTTCTTAAAAAAATGCTCGCTGGTAAgaaattcagttcaaatgaagaagcaattgctgaaactgaagcctattttgagacaAACGACAAATTTTTCAGCAAGCACGGCATCAAGGAGCTAGTGAAgcattggaatgattgtattgatcttgaagaagattacattgatgatttgaatcgatttttgacaaaaaaaaaactgtttcagTTAGTCACGCGGCTTATTGAAGAGTGATGTTTTTTAGAACTTATTATGTTGATAAACTCCTTATACTAATCTTTTATTAGCTACCTTAAGTTCTACAGGAGGAATATGAGCATAAAACTCCACTTCTTTCATAGGCAACTGAAGAGGTTTCCGGAAAATTTAGGAGATTTGAGCGTGGAGCAGGGAGAACGTATGCATCAGGACATACGCGTCAAGGAAATCGCCGTAAGGTTATTTAGGATATAAATATGTCTTTTAATATAACATATCATATAATGTATTCAGCAACAACGAAAATTCCTTTGTCAACTTTATATAACAGCTAAATGGATATAGAAGAATCAACAACCATTGCTAGGTAAAATGTTTCACCACATTTCCACAAGAATTTTGTACGTTTATTAATGTAATCCTGTAAAGgagaaaaaatctaaattaaaatGCTAAAACCAAAACGGATTTCTTTTCAAACGCAACCAATTTTCCAAGAATTTCCCACAATAGGCGCGGATAATatctaataaaacttttcaCAACATTGGCATCACTATATACAATAAATCAAAGTGCAGCTTTACTTTGATTAAAAAAGCGAGCGTAGTGGGGAAtgttaacaatttttaaatagaattattttaacGAAAAGAGAGAATTCTGAATGAAACTAAAGATGTGAACGTTCTGATTCTGATTCTCTTTTAACTGAGCATAATTAGCACGATTGGAATAATTGGAATAATCATTACGAGGAATTTTCTTGGTTATACGAGGGTCGCTAATCAagtttacattatttttcaaaatattcttcattaatatcaatacgCTGCTGCGTGCGTTGGAACCTATttattgtcgaagcatttttccaattacatgtgatttgaatgcatcaagCCCTTCTTCAAGTGTACAAAAACGttaacctcgcaatttatttttgatctgcgggaataagaaggaatttttgagtgccaaacaaggactatacAGCGGATGACCCAACAATACGATGTTTGACTGTttactgatgtgtgagagctcgcattgtcaggataaaaaatgattcttcTTCTACGATTGGTTACCCTTATTTATTGAGCACTTCTCTCAAACAAATCCTGGTGTCGCAATCAGATTTGACCGTTCTaagttgctctaatggaactgAGACGACAATTTGCTTCGTAGTGCTTCGTGCGctaacaatttttattggatTCGGTTCGTCTTGTTATTAAGGTTCGGATTCATGTGCATaaatccatgattcgtcgccagTCATGATCTTATAGACATCTTTTGAATCGATaagagctttttttgagcgattaacaaattatgcggtatccaactcgaactaatatttttgacagccaaattttcataaaatattgaatgtatgcaagtggaactaatgcccaagtatgcctcaatctcacggtatgttacatgacgatcttgcaataacAGTTCAcccacagcatcgatgttttttggtCCATTTTTGTCGACTGTtacgaaattcatcttgtagcgaagtgcgaccaccaCTGAATTGGGAAAACCAGCGAAAAACGGTGACTCGGGATGGTGTTTCATCActaaaagtcgaagcgagttgattggCGCACTGGTATTGGGAATGTTcatgatttaattacattttttgaccaaaatgtATGGTTCAAATATCTGTGAACGTTctgggtacgttcaccattaaaaatgtcaaactttaagatgtcagatttgacatattcacgtcAGCgctgccatatctcaaaatcgactacaaaaaccaattttaaaatatttagaaataaaagataatacaatatatttataaaaacaataaatgcaATCATAAGAAATAACCAAAAATCAAAAGGCTTCTCTACAAATGTGGGATTAAGACAAGGGGAAAGCTCAAGTTCCTTATTTGCACTGtatcaagtaaaaaaaaatgtgtaggACATTTGCAACTACAAAGAATTCAGAAATTGCACTTCGAATTGATTCACCACCCATTCTATTCACCAAATCTTGTGTCCAGCGATTTATTCCTGTTCCCTCACCTTAAATTTTCACATATaggagaaatattttcattagacAAGGACATGTAAACGCCTATTTCGGAGAGAAAGGCGGTAACTATAACTTGGAAAGGTTAAAAAGGTTAGGGGACCGTTTTTGGTCGTTCGTGGGGTAAAATGAATGAGACGTTGAAAATTATGTGAATAATAACTTGAATCCtacgtataaataaattatttttatcccaATTTTAAAATCCAAGGATCTTTTTTCCAGGAATCTATGGTATACTGCGAAAAGTTTGCAAGTAAATATTTGTGATATTGGTACAAGTTAATAAATGTGTAGTactccattttattttatttcgatggaaaatttatttaaataataacaaaaacttacAATACAAAACTTGTGCTCCTTTTTAGGACACTCTATCAGCTTCATAAGAGTTTCGTTCAAACAAGGAGTTATAGAACCAACTCCTTCGTTATACATCCCGCATTGAAAACACTGCAAACCCAAAACAGTGGCCACAAAACAGACAAAAACCCcgccgaataaaaaaattttaaatcccattttttctactttaaaaaagttttttaatttttcgatattttactATGGATGAACCGGTCCTGTCTAGGAGATGTTTTCAAAGCGCGGTCCAAAATTGAACTGAACTCCTGTAACGGCAACAACTTCGGAGTTTGGAGAGTTGCGTCGTATATAGAGAGACAATAAATTACGTTTAAAGGTACTTAAGATTAATAAGAGGAACAAAAATTTCCagatcatttttaaataatggctaatacgaatattaatttggataatcgatATTCTGAATTCAATTCATTAGGTTTTTCCAACTTTTCagcctttttttattaattattaacatCATTCGTTAAAAAactggtggcgtccaatttaatattaattaattgagaCCGAATACCACTCCCTAAGGAAGTCTCCTATCGGAAAATGAGgttataaaattcgaaaatttcaacaattcgtGAGATTCTTCGGCACTGATTCAATACAACGTAAATACGTAAAATGATTGTAGTAGAAAAATGAAAAGCGTGAATGGGATTATAAGACATAATAGTTGAAGTAAGTGCTGCTATTGAAATTAGTTCACGGTATTTTTTCATCTCACCTCGTATGTTATAAACTGAATTATAGTTCAATACgtcaaattgtatattttgtttttatcgaccatattttatttaataatactgAATTAGAATTCGTAATTTTACGAAtgtttttgtagaaaacttATCGGATCGGATGTaatcataaaaacgaaaaaaataatgcCTTATTATTCCTTTAAGGTATTTTTTACAAACGATTTCCGTTTTTTTCGTGAATTTTACGATTGCAAATAAGACGGATGATATGAAAATCCGTAAAGTCGGAAAAAAGcagtataatataataataaaatacaggCAGttctaaagaaaaaagttgttttcacTAGTTTATGGCTCAATATTTCTTTTCGTAATatcctttaaaaatatttcataataaaccttcgaaaatatttataaaaaaatttacacacCTAAAATATGtgttgatattgatattgaaacaataaattcCTATGAAATGTTATGCAACCAAAATTAAAGATTACTattaaactaacaaattaaatatctaatTGAAAGACACGGGGGATTTTTTCGGGGATAAAAAGTTTTAGGGAGAAAATGAATAACTTCTTTAATCGGAATTTTTTCGCTTAAgcaaactaaataaaatttaaaatgtctAAGTTTTGGAATTCTATGAAAAGTAGTATGTCGCCCTCTATCCGTTTCATCAACTTAGTGGTATTATGTTTAAATATCAGAgcaaaagtaattttttattaaggaaattttatatgtattttttgttctaatcgATGCATTCATGCTTTTTATATTCATAACTAAATTTCATCACAAAGAAAAACTTACTTTATCTTAGTGTTAATCTAGAGGATTTTAAAATATGCTTAGGGAAAAAAATTTCGACCGATTGGCATCACTGGTACTCATTGTCAAGCATCTCGaatttttaaggttatattGAAACTGTCAATGACACTAttgttttattacattttgtttttaaatagtttttgattgaaaaaaaaaacgcttttgtaatctattttttgtgatatatcTAAAGTGTGAAGTaagattcaattatttttggcgtaaaaaattgttttgacaaCCTTAGAAATCTCTGTAATCACAAAGAAACTCCATAAAAAGCCCAACTGAAGTGgaagtgaaaaaaatagttaagaGCACAAAGTGAGGTCAAAAACAAACTCAAAATGTCATTTTTGGGCCGTATACTTTATTTTCAGCGAGAAAAATAATTACCAGTAACGATGATTTACATTaaagtatttaatataaaaacctTCATACATAATGGTTGAAAGGAATAagattttttagatttatattCAATACATTGATATACAAGGTTTTACTAAATTGACGCAAATTGCAGGAAAGAGCCATCTTAATTTCAAAcaagcaatcacctcctgaattttgtcgtatGAATTATCCAAAAATGAGGAGGATaaggtaaaaaataataatgaggatgttatttttataattttttatttttaaaatttgtagtatatgaatataaataattgttattaaaacttatatttcaactaacctaattttaaataataaagtgtttataaaatgaaacaaacatcttaatatttaatttcctaTACATTGTTTTAAACTTTTCAAAGAATTATTatacaatgttattttttttagcaAGAATTAATGTTGATATTTCCATCATTGCATgcattatattttaattcagaTTATCGAGTgtcaatacaaaatttaatttgcaTTTTCACAAGCATCTATCCAATCATTATACACATCAACAGGTTCTGATAAGAAATTTATAGTTGTCTGGAAATCTTCCAAACATACTCTACATGTTATTCTCGCCGTACTTCGCCCTTTATCCctgtaaaaaacaaaacttgaatCTATACCACCTTTCGGTGGCCTAGGAATTACGAACAATGAACCAATCTACTAGCATTCGTTTTTCTATCATATTCATCAACTTCAAActtcactcaaataaatgaagaaaaataatagaataaattagGGCGAACAGCGTAAGAAATCACTTTCCAAATAGCGTATCTACGAAATTGTAGCTATAAAACCAGAAGCAGCGGTATATATAACACATTATTTACAAACATTACCATACATGCATAGGTTGAAACTTACATTTTCACATCACAGGATTTTTCGTGGTTACAGAATGGGCAATTAAAAAGTATATCCAAAGGTTCAATGGCTTTTCTTTTCGCTGGAGGTTTCCTTTTTGACTTCCTACGACccatttcaatattaaatgaacaaaactaatattctctttatttggctgtcaaaaagtaAATACATCAAACTGTTTACAACATTAATTACAGAAGTACGTTCAACTGTGCACTAAAACGGACAAAAATAGCACACTCTGTCATGTATTGTGTGCTCTGAAACATACgctcttttaataaattatttatttatatataatcgtGATACTAAATTCCTAACAATTAAGGAAtcaatattgtaaataataatatcacacagtttttgtataaaatttaaatcatttgcaatttttttgagatgatcacagaacatattttttctgtatctgTCATTTGAAAACTTCAAACTCCAAAAACATTCTAACCTTACTATATAAAATGCATTTTAGTTTATCTTTGAGGCATatggtttttatatatatataagaatcaACATAGATAGgtgataatttgtataaatgattgaaaatgagtttttcacaAGAATTTCAAGTAGTCGTTTTAGCAGCTGGTAAAGGTTCCAGAATATCGGAAATAACAACGGGAAAACCCAAATGCCTTCTACCTATAGGACCTAAACCACTTGTTTGGTACCCTTTGCATAAATTACAAACATCAGGATTTCACGGTAtataaatgtaattataatatgtATAGTTTGTgcgaaattaacaaattttagagGTAATCTTGGTGGTGCTTGAACATCAAAAAGGAGAAATCCAAAGTACTTTAGAAAAAAGtgatttagatataaaaatagattactTTTCAATAAGTGAAGATGAAGATTTAGGTACTGCTGATACTTTGAGACTGATTCAAGATAAATTGAAATCTGATGTGTTAATATTCTCTTGTGATTTTGTTAGTAACGTTAATTTAAATGGACTTTTGGATGTGTTCAGAGCAAATAACGCATCGATTGCTTCTCTGCTAATACATCCTCAGAATACTGAAAACATTATTGTACCAGGCCCAAAATCTAAACACAAACCaggtattaataaaaatttaaataaattaacttcTTAAACTTGATAAACATATTTCAGAAAGGGATATTATTGGAGTGGATGCGCAAACAGGTAGATTGATATTTCTAGCGTCTGCTAGTGATTTTGAAAGTGAATTATCTCTACCAGTATCCCTTCTcaataaacatacaaaaattaaaatttatactaATTTGATAGACTCACATGTATACGTACTTAAAAACTgggttataaaatatttaaagagcGTTGATAATTTTACATCATTGAAAGGTaaatgttgaatattcattAGATT
This window encodes:
- the LOC130898777 gene encoding transcription elongation factor 1 homolog; amino-acid sequence: MGRRKSKRKPPAKRKAIEPLDILFNCPFCNHEKSCDVKMDKGRSTARITCRVCLEDFQTTINFLSEPVDVYNDWIDACENAN
- the LOC130898453 gene encoding translation initiation factor eIF-2B subunit gamma → MSFSQEFQVVVLAAGKGSRISEITTGKPKCLLPIGPKPLVWYPLHKLQTSGFHEVILVVLEHQKGEIQSTLEKSDLDIKIDYFSISEDEDLGTADTLRLIQDKLKSDVLIFSCDFVSNVNLNGLLDVFRANNASIASLLIHPQNTENIIVPGPKSKHKPERDIIGVDAQTGRLIFLASASDFESELSLPVSLLNKHTKIKIYTNLIDSHVYVLKNWVIKYLKSVDNFTSLKGEFLPHIIKKQLWKPTDLSDTKESILNTKYPDDIFSFAKEDKLELTIRELSAFNDHIGDLKPTYHGDSIRCFAHIEPKGNFGVRVNTLPAYWSTNAKIIDLWSSLTHCKELILKSPKSTIVSNQVDDRCIIWENANLTEKTSFKDSIIGATSAIKSFSRVFNSIVMNNVTIHEKVAIENCIVCDGATIESGCNLKGCLIGSNHVVATGSEHINEVLTESDRLMEF